The sequence below is a genomic window from Streptomyces sp. NBC_00582.
TGGTGGCCCGCGCCATCGCCCCGGAGGTCCTCGCGGCCTGCATCGCCGGCCACCGCAGCGCCGAGCCGGGGCATGTGGCCGCCCTGAACAAGCTGGGCCTGCGCCCCTTGGTCGACCTGGACCTCCGCCTCGGCGAGGGCACCGGCGCGTTGTTGGCCCTGCCGCTGGTGCAGAGCACGGCGAGGGCCATGCACGAGGTGGCGACCTTCGACTCGGCGGGCGTCACCGAGAAGTAGGCGTGAGGGGCACCCGGGACGACGGTTCCGGGTGCTTTCTCGCTGAGGCGAGGTGCCCGACGGCCACATGGTGGCGGACCGCGGTGGTGCCACGGCCCGCACCCGGCCCGTGGTGCCCAGCCACCGGACACCTCAGCCGCCGAACCCCCGCACCCTTAAAATGTGCACGTCAGGGCAACCGCCAAGCCCCGGAGGAGCCGCACCCTCATGGCCGAACACCCCGCCTACCCCGTAGGCCTCCGCCTCACCGGCCGCAGGGTCGTCGTCCTCGGCGCCGGCCAGGTCGCCCAGCGCCGCCTCCCCGCCCTCATCGCGGCGGGCGCGGACATCCACCTCGTGTCCCCTGAAGCGACCCCCTCCGTGGAGGCGATGGCGGACGCGGGCGAACTCACCTGGCACAGGCGCCCCTACGCCGAAGGCGACCTCGCGGACGCCTGGTACGCCCTGATCGCCACCAGCGACCAGGAGGCCAACGCCCACGCCTCGGCCGAAGCGGAGCGCCACCGCGTGTGGTGCGTCCGCTCCGACGACGCCGACCGGGCGACCGCCTGGACCCCGGCCACCGGCACCAGCGAGGGCGTCACCGTCGCCGTCCTGACCACGGACGCCAAGGGCCGCGACCCCCGCCACACCGCCGCCATCCGCGACGCGGTGGTGGAGGGCCTGCGCGACGGCACCCTCGTCGCCCCCCACCACCGCACCCGCACCCCCGGCGTCGCCCTCGTCGGCGGCGGCCCCGGCGACCCCGACCTGATCACGGTCCGCGGCCGCCGCCTCCTCGCCGAGGCCGACGTCGTCATCGCCGACCGCCTCGGCCCCCGCGACCTCCTCGCCGAACTCCCCCCGCACGTCGAGGTGATCGACGCGGCGAAGATCCCGTACGGCCGGTACATGGCCCAGGAGGCCATCAACAACGCGCTGATCGAGCACGCCCGGCAGGGCAGGTCGGTGGTCCGCCTCAAGGGCGGCGACCCCTATGTCTTCGGCCGTGGCATGGAGGAACTCCAGGCCCTCGCCGAGGCCGGCATCCCCTGCACGGTCGTCCCCGGCATCTCCAGCTCCATCTCGGTCCCGGGCGCGGCCGGAATCCCCGTCACCCACCGCGGTGTGGCCCACGAGTTCACGGTCGTCAGTGGCCATGTCGCCCCCGACGACGAGCGCTCCCTGGTCGACTGGCCGTCCCTCGCCCGGCTCACCGGCACCCTCGTGATCCTGATGGGCGTCGACAAGATCGGGAAGATCGCCGAGACGCTCGTCGCCCACGGCAAGCCGGCCGAGACGCCCGTCGCCCTGGTCCAGGAGGGCACGACCGCCGCCCAGCGCCGCGTCGACGCGACCCTGGCGACGGTCGCCGAGACGGTACGGACGCAGGAGGTCAGGCCTCCCGCGGTCATCGTGATCGGCGAGGTCGTCGCGGTGGGCCCGGAGTCGAAGCCGGAGCCGGAGCCCGGACCGAAGACGTCGGCCTGACCAGGCCTGGCGTAACCCCGGGTAACACAACCCGTTCACAGCCGTTGGCACCACACCCAGGACAAGGCAGTATCACCCTGTGGCCGATCTCATCACCGTTGAGGACCCCGACGACCCGCGCCTGCGCGACTACACCGGCCTGACCGACGTCGAGCTGCGCCGCAAGCGCGAGCCCGCCGAGGGCCTGTTCATCGCGGAGGGCGAGAAGGTCATCCGGCGGGCCAAGGACGCCGGGTACGAGATGCGCTCGATGCTGCTCTCCGCCAAGTGGGTCGACGTCATGCGCGATGTCATCGACGAGCTCCCGGCCCCGGTCTACGCCGTCAGCCCGGAGCTCGCCGAACGCGTCACCGGCTACCACGTGCACCGGGGCGCCCTCGCCTCCATGCAGCGCAAGCCGCTCCCGACGGCCGCCGAACTCCTCCGGGTGGCCCGCCGGGTCGTGATCATGGAATCCGTAAATGATCATACGAACATCGGCGCGATCTTCCGTTCGGCGGCAGCGCTGGGCATGGACGCGGTCCTGCTCTCCCCGGACTGCGCCGACCCCCTCTACCGCCGCAGTGTGAAGGTCTCGATGGGCGCGGTCTTCTCCGTGCCGTACGCCCGACTCGACACCTGGCCCAAGGGCCTGGACTCGGTCCGTGAGGCCGGCTTCACCCTCCTCGCCCTCACCCCGGACGAGAAGGCCCGCTCCTTGGACGAGGCGGCCCCGCACCGTATGGACAGGGTCGCCCTGATGCTCGGCGCCGAGGGCGACGGCCTGTCCACCCAGGCCCTGGTCGCCGCCGACGAATGGGTCCGCATCCCGATGTCCCACGGCGTCGACTCCCTCAACGTGGGCGCGGCGGCAGCGGTCGCCTTCTACGCGGTGGCGACGGGCCGCCCCCGAAGCTGACGGGTCGTCCTACTCCCCGCCGACGGGGGGAGCGTGCGGCGGGGACTGCGACAGCCGTGCCTGATGCCGTACGACGCCGTCCTTGCCGCCGAGCCCACGGGCCGGCCCCTGGCAGCCCTGGACGATGCCGATGCCCAGCGCGACCAGCAGCGTCACCACGACGAAGACGAACAGCCGCTGGCGCAGCAGCCGTGGATTGGCGGGCCGACGACCGGTCCCCGTGTTCCTCGGCCCCGGCCGCCCGGCCCCGCTGCGGGGTGCGGGCCGGCTGCCGCTGCCGCCGGGACGACCGCCGCGCGAGGAGGGGGAGGGGCGGCTTCCGGACCGCGAGGCGGAGGAGCCACCGCCACCACCCCGTGAGGCACTTCCGCCCCGGGAGGGAACCCCACCCCGAGAGGGAGCCGCCCCACGGGAGGAGGAGGCTCCACCCCGAGGCGCAGGAGTACCGCCCCCGGCCCCCTGACCGCCCCCGGCCCCCTGACCGCCCCCGTACCCGTGCCCGTGCCCGGCCCCTGGACCTGCTCCCGTACCCGCACCCGCTCCCGTCCCGGACGGGCCCGGCTGGCGCAGGGTGCGCTCGGGATAGCTGGAGTGGTTGAGCCGCCCGGTGGGCCGGTCCGCCTCGGCGGCCCTCGGCACCGGCGGTCGTGCGTCGCCCATCCCCTGGGCCTCGCGGGCGGCGATCTCCTTCAGCCGCAGCGAGAGATCGAGGGTGCTGGGCCGTTCCTCGGGGTCCTTCGCCAGACAGGCCCGGATCAGCGGGGCCAGGGCGTCGGCGACACCGTGCAGATGGGGCTCCTCGTGCACTACTCGGTACAGCATCACCTCGGAACTGCCGTGCCCGAAGGGGGAGTCGGCCGTGGAGGCGTAGGCGAGGGTGGCGCCGAGGGAGAACACGTCCGTGGCCGGGGTGACGGCGGCTCCCCGCACCTGTTCGGGCGCGAGGAAGCCGGGGGAGCCGACGGCCGTGCCGACATGGGTGAGCGTCGAGGCGCCGGTCGCCCAGGCGATGCCGAAGTCGATGATCCGCGGCCCCTTGGGGGACAGCAGGATGTTGGAGGGTTTGAGGTCCCGGTGCACGACCCCGGCCTCGTGGACGGCGACGAGCCCCTCCGACAGCGCGGCCCCGATCGACGCGAGCTCGGCGGCCCCGAGCGGCCCCTCGTCGTTGACCTTGTCGTGGAGCGAGGGCCCGGGAACGTACTGGGTGGCGAACCACGGCCGGTCGGCGTCGAGATCCGCGGCGACCAGCCGGGCCGTGCATCCGCCCCGGATCCGGCGGGCGGCCGACACCTCGCGCGCGAAGCGCGACCGGAACTCCTGGTCCTCCGCCAGATCGGGCCGGATCACCTTCAGCGCGACCCGCTGGCCCTTCTTGTCGGAACCCAGATAGACGACACCCATCCCGCCCGCGCCGAGCCGTCGGTGAAGCTTGAACGAGCCGACGACGCGCGGGTCCTCGCGCCTCAGGCGCATCATCGCCATGTTCATCCCCGCTGCCCGGTCCGTGTGACGTGGCACAGCTTACGTTTCCACGGCCGCTCGCGCGCAGAGGCCGCGCCCTCTCGTCCCGATCGATTGTCAGTGCCTGGTGGGAGACTTGAAGAGTGGTCAGAGGGCTTGAGAACAGGCGCCTTTTGACCCTGCTGTGACCTCAACCACCTGTCACAGAAGGGGGATTGGATCGGTGAAGGGCGACCGAGTGGAGATAGTCGTGGACGCCGGCGACACGACACGGACCTATGAGGTGGTGGCCGGCAGAGCGGGCCGCAGGGTGGAGACAGCGGTCCGTCGAGGGGTGGTGGAAGTGAGCGAAGTCACGCGGACCGGGACGGTCGTCCGTACCGCCCGTTTCATGGCCAACAGGGTCCTGGCCCTGGTCGAGCACCCGATCCCGCGCGAGGACAGCTCGGAAAAACCGTCCCCCACCGGACACCCCTACCGGGAGAACCCCGAGACCTAGGACTCCGTCTCCACCCAGGGGAGTACACCCCAGCTCAGGGCTCATCCTCCGGGAGGCCCGGCAATCGGTACGAGGGCATGACGTGCTCCGCCGGCCGCGCACCTAGATTTGAGGTCAAGCGGCGGGTGGCAGCACTCGTCCCCCGAGGTCAGACACCCGCCGCTGCCAAGGACAACCAAGACGGTCAGGAGAGGGACCATGGCCCACACGGCACCGCGGACCGTGCTCCGCACCCGCACTCGCCGCACGGGCCGCCGCCACCCCTTGGTGGCGACACTCATGGCCCTTCCCCTGGCGGCCCTGCTCCTCCTCGTCTTCGACGGCTGGGAGACAGTGGCCACACAGGCGTCGTCCGTGGGCGTGATGCTGGGGCGCTGAGCGGCGACCCCAGGCCCGAAAGAGCGGTTCGGGCGGGGACATCCACCCATGAAACCCCGTGGGGACGGGGGTGCGGCGGACGGCAAAAAATGCCGGCGCAGCTGGGGAGCTGCGCCGGCATTGCCGTACCCCAACACCCGCCATCGGAGAACAGGCCCCCTCCCCCCGGAGAAACCTCCACCGCCCGGCCCCACCCCGCATGCTCCAGCCCGCCCGCCCTTGGGAGGAGCCTCCACTGTCCGACGCCGGTGCGCGTGCGTCAGCCGGTCCGGCGTCCGGAGCGGCCTGCTCTGTCCGGCGCGGGTGCGCGTGTGTCAGCGCGCCCGGCGTCCGAGGCCGAGCGCCCCGCCATCCCCAGCCCCCACCCACCCGGAGGGGCCTGCACTGTCCGGCGCGGGTGCGCGTGCGTCAGCCGGTCCGGCGTTCGGAGCGGCCTGCACTGTCCGACGCCGGTGCGTGCTTCAGCCCGCCCGGCGTCCGAGGGCAAGCGACCTGCCATCCCCAGCCCCCACCCACCCGGAGGGGCCTGCACTGTCCGGCGCGGGTGCGCATGCTTCAGCCCGCCCGGCGTCCGAGGCCGAGCGCCCCGCCATCCCCAGCCCCCACCCACCCGGAGGGGGTGCGTGTGTTTCAGCCCGTCCGGCGTTTGAGGACGAGGCCCTTTCGGGGCCGATCGGGGGTCCAGGGGGCGGAGCCCCTTGGCGGGGTCGAAGGGGCGGAGCCCCTGGGGGATGGGCAGGGTAGGGGCGGCGGGGGCGAGAAACATCGAGGTCCAGGGACGGAGCGCCGCAGCGCAACACTCCGCGCCGTACCCTCACCACCAAACCCCGCACCACCCCAGGGAGCCCCGTGACCGCCACCCCCTTGCTCACCGCCCTCACGGCCCGAGCCAAGGCCAAGGCCCACCCGAACTCCCCCCACCACACCTGCCCCCGCCCCCGCCCCTGCCCCGCAGGGACCCTCGCCGACCGCGCCGACGCCACAGTCGTACGCCACGCAGACACGGTCGCGAAGGCCCACGCCCCCACCACCACGTCCACCGACCTCACCCCACGCCTGACCACCGCCACCCACCACCCCGACCTCCTCCTCCCCCCACTCACCCCCACCCCCGTCCCCCTGCACGGCCGTCTCGTCACCTTCTGGCCCTACGGCACCCCCGTGGACCCGGGCGACCCCGACGCGGCCCCCTGGGAGGAAGCCGCCACCCTCCTCGCCCGCCTCCACCTCACCCCCGCCCTCTCCACCCTCCCCCCGATGCGAGGCCCGGCCAAAGCAGCCCAGGCCGTCGCCCGCCTCCGGACCGCCGCAGCGCCCCCCGCCACCACCGCCCCCCTCCTCCACGCCTGGCACACCCTCCCCGCCTGGGCCCGCGCGGAGGCTCCCATGCCCGACACCACCACCCTCTGCCACGGCGACCTCCACCTCGGCCAACTCGTCCGCCACCCCGCCCCCGACGGCCCCTGGCGGCTGATAGACGTAGACGACCTGGGCGTGGGAGTGCCCGCCTGGGACCTCGCCCGCCCCGCCGCCTGGTACGCCTGCGGCCTGCTCCCACCCGAGGAGTGGACCCGCTTCCTGGACGCCTACCGCACCGCGGGCGGCCCCGCGGTCCCCGCGGACGGCGACCCCTGGCCCGCCCTCGACGTCCCCGCCCGCGCGCTCACCGTCCAGACGGCCGCCAGAGCGGTGACGAAGGCCATGGCCGAGGACCGGCCGCTGGACGAGGTCGAGCAGTGCCTCGTCGACGCGTGTGTCCGAATGGGTTCGGTACCTCCGCAGTTGCCGTCGAGATCCGCGAAGTAGGGTGCAACCGACCGCAGCCGGACAGAGTCTGTCCTGGCGGTACGCGAAACAGGACCGACCGGCGAGGAGTTGAGCCGAACCATGCAGTGCCCGAAGTGTCATGGACAGATGCACACATACAACCGCAACGGCGTACAGATCGAGCAGTGCGCCAACTGCCGGGGGATCTTCCTCGACTACGGCGAGCTGGAGGCGCTGACCCGCCTGGAGTCGCAGTGGACCCAGCCGGCACCCCCGCCGCCCGCCCCGCAGGCGTACCCGGCCGCTCCGCCCGCCCCCGCCTGGGGCGCTCCGCACGGTGGTGGCCACCACGGCGGCCACCACCGCCACAAGAGCTTCGGCCACATGCTGTTCTCGAGCTGAGCCACTCACGACGAAGCCCCCGGCCGTACGAGACGGCCGGGGGCTTCCGGTGTGTGGACGATACTGGGATTGAACCAGTGACCTCTTCCGTGTCAGGGAAGCGCTCTCCCGCTGAGCTAATCGTCCTCGGGACCGCGACCACGCCGAGGAGCGGATCACGAACACTGCGTGCGCGATACTGGGATTGAACCAGTGACCTCTTCCGTGTCAGGGAAGCGCTCTCCCGCTGAGCTAATCGCGCGGGTACGGATCGCGCCGCGATGTCCGGCGGATCCAGTGGACGATACTGGGATTGAACCAGTGACCTCTTCCGTGTCAGGGAAGCGCTCTCCCGCTGAGCTAATCGTCCTTGGAGGTGGAGACGGGATTTGAACCCGTGTAGACGGCTTTGCAGGCCGTTGCCTCGCCTCTCGGCCACTCCACCAGGAGTGTAGGGGACACGGAGTCCCCACGTTCCTTCGAGCGGACGACGAGGCTCGAACTCGCGACCTCAACCTTGGCAAGGTTGCGCTCTACCAACTGAGCTACGTCCGCTTGTCGTTTCGGTCCGCTCTCGCGTCCCGGCGACGTGTTGAACTCTAGCGGATTCCTGGGCCAGTACAAAAACGCGTTTGTGCAGCGTGCGCCCCTGCGGCCCCGCCCGGACCCGCACAAGACACGTCCCGGTCGGCTCGGGGTCGTACTCCGGACCTGCTCGGAGTCGTACTCCCGACCTGTTCAGGGCCCGCCAGGGAACCCCCTGAACCCACCCCGACCACCCCGCCTCCCACCCGACCTAGACTCGACACCGTGCTCGACCTGTCTCCTCTCGCCCGCTTCGGCGGCCGTGTCGCCACCGGCCTCCTCGACGTCACCGACGACCCGGCCGCTCTCGACTCCACCGGTTTCTGGGCCGTCTGCGCGGACTTCGAGGGCCGTGTCGTCTGCGCCCGCTTCGCCGACGTACGGCAGGAGCCGGTGCCGGCGCCCGAGCCGGGGGAGTGGCGGGGCCCCGCCGCCGGCGACTGGACGTCCTCGCTCGACCGCGCCGCGTACACCGCGGGTGTGCGCCGCATACGGGAGCACATCGCGGCCGGCGAGGTCTACCAGGCCAACCTCTGCCGCGTGCTCACGGCACCGGTCGCACCCGGCGCCGACGTCGACGCCCTGACCGCGCTGCTGGCCCGAGGCAACCCCGCCCCCTATGCAGGAACGATCCGCCTGCCCGATCACGGCGTGGAGATCGCCACCGCCTCTCCCGAGCTCTTCCTCCGCCGCGACGGACGGACCGTCGAGTCCGGCCCGATCAAGGGCACCGGCCGCACCGAGGCCGACCTCCTCGACAAGGACTACGCCGAGAACGTGATGATCGTGGACCTGGTCCGCAACGACGTCGGGCGCGTCTGCGCCACCGGCAGCGTGACCGTGCCCGATCTGTGCGCGGTCGAGAAGCACCCCGGACTGGTCCACCTCGTCTCCACGGTCCGCGGCGAACTGCGCGCCGACGCCGGCTGGCCCGAACTCCTCGACGCCGCCTTCCCGCCCGGCTCGGTGACCGGCGCCCCCAAGTCCAGTGCCCTGCGGATCATCGAGGCGCTGGAGACCGCGCCGCGCGGCCCGTACTGCGGCGGCATCGGCTGGGTGGACGCCGACCGGGGCACCGCCGAGCTGGCCGTCGGCATCCGTACCTTCTGGATCGACCGTGCCGAGGGCGTGCTGCGCTTCGGCACCGGCGCCGGCATCACCTGGGGCTCCGACCCCGAGGCCGAGTGGCTGGAGACCGAACTGAAGGCCGCCCGACTGCTCGCGGTAGCGTCGGGGACGTACGAGGTGAGTGAAGGGACCCTGAGGTGAAGATCTGGCTCGACGGCGGTCTGCAGGACATCGAGTCCGCCCGCGTCTCCGTCCTCGACCACGGCCTGACCGTGGGCGACGGCATCTTCGAGACGGTGAAGGCGACGGACGGGAAGACGTTCGCGCTGACCCGCCACCTCGACCGGCTGACCCGCTCGGCGCGCGGCCTCGGCCTGCCGGACCCCGACCACGACGAGATCCGCGCGGCCTGCGCCGCCGTCGTCGAGGCGAACCCGATGCCGCTCGGCCGCCTCCGGATCACCTACACCGGCGGCCACGGCCCCCTCGGCTCCGACCGCGGCGACCAGGGCCCCACCCTCGTCGTCGCCCTCGGCGACACCACCCGCCGCCCCGACTCCACCGCCGTGATCACGGTCCCCTGGACCCGCAACGAGCGGGGCGCGCTGACCGGCCTCAAGACGACCTCGTACGCCGAGAACGTGGTCGCCCTGGCCCGCGCGCACGAGGACGGCGCCTCGGAAGCACTCTTCGCCAACACCGTGGGACAGCTCTGCGAGGGCACCGGCTCGAACGTCTTCGTCGTCCTGGACGGCGAGATCCACACCCCGCCGCTCGCCTCCGGCTGCCTCGCGGGCATCACCCGCCAGTTGACCGTGGAGTGGACCGGCGCCAAGGAGACCGACCTGCCGTTCGACGTGCTGGAGCGCGCAGACGAGGTCTTCCTCACCTCCACCCTCCGCGACGTCCAGGCCGTCCACCGCGTCGACACCCGCGAACTCCCCGGCGCGCCGGGCCCGGTGACCGCGAAGGCGATGCGGATCTTCGACGAGCGCGCCGGGAACGACCTCGACCCGTAGACCCGTAGACCCGTAGAACCACTGCCCGTGGACCCTGAGGTGCGCGGCTGCGGAAAAAACGAGCTGACTTCGGTCGTTACGGCGGGTAGAAACCCCCTGATGACCACGACCCTGCGGCCGACCGAGCCGCTTCAGCGCGCTGCCGACGGGGCTCTGTCCCGCCACTTCCGGGTGTGTGTGAACAGCCGTCCCGTCGGAGCGGTCCGCGTCTCCACCGATCCGGCCTTCGGGCTGGCCGTCGCCCACATCGACGACCTGCACGTCGAGGAGCCGGACCGCGGTCGCGGCCGGGGCACGGTCGCCGCGCTCGCCGCCGAGGAGGTGGCCCGGGGCTGGGGCTGCCGACAGGTCGAGATCCGGGTGCCGGGCGATTCCGCGGCCGCGCTGCGGTTCGCGACCGCCCTCGGATACGTCCACCGCAACCGCGGCATGGAGAAGCAACTCGGCGCCGTGGCGCCCGAACTGCCGCGGGGCAGCCGGGCGCGGCCCATGACGGAGGCCGAGTACGGCCCGTGGGCCGAGCGCGGCATCGAGGAGTACGCGCAGGACTGGATCGACCGGGGGGTACCCGCCGAGCCCGCCCGGGCCAAGGCGCACGGGGACTACGCGCGGTCCCTGCCGCAGGGCCCGGCGACGGAGAACACCCGCATCAGCGTCCTGGAACACGAGGGCACCCCGGTCGGCGACCTGTGGCTGGCCTTCCCCGGCACCCTCCCCGGCGACAAGGCTTTCGTCTACAACGTCGAGGTCTACGAGGAGCGTCGCGGCCGGGGGCACGGCCGCTCCCTGATGCTGCTGGCCGAGGCGCAGACGCTGGCCGCCGGACGGCGGGTGCTCGGCCTCAACGTCTTCGCGGGCAACACCCCTGCCGAGCGGCTGTACGAGTCCCTCGGGTACGTGACCGTCGGCTACTCGATGTACAAGAACCTGCTCTGAGGCCCCGAAGGCTCTACGCGGTCCCGGCCAGCAGGCGGTCCGCGATCTCCTCGATGCGCTCGCGCAGCCCCTCCTGGCTCCTGCCGCCGTCCAGACGCTCGCCGCCGATGACATAGGTCGGGGTGCCGGTGACACCGATCGCCTTGCCCTCGGCCTGGTCGGCGTCCACGATCAGGATGTGCCGGCCGTCGATCAGCGCGGTGTCGAACTCCTCCGCGTCCAGGCCGAGTTCACCGGCGACCGTGACCAGGAAGGGTTCTCCCGTACGGTCCAGCTCCTCGACCCGGCCCAGTACGGCCTCGACGTACGCCCAGCCCCTGCCCTGCTCCAGAGCCTCCTCGGCGGCCTGCGCGGCGGCGAAGGCGTGCTTGTGCTTCTCCAGCGGGAAGTGCCGCAGCCGCAGCTCCAGCCGGTCGCCGTACCGCTCCCGCAGGGCGCGCAGGTCGACGAGGGCACCGCGGCAGTCCGGGCACTGCAGCTCGCACCAGACGTCCAGGACGACGGCGGGACGCGGGGCAGCCGGGCCGGACGCGGTGCCGGAAGCCGATGCGGAGGGGGAGGCGGGGGAGGAGTCGCTCATGGCACCAGTCTCCCAGCCGACGCCCGCCCGCCCCAATCCGGAGGGCCGCCCCGCATCCGGCCCGGGGCGCGCCGTCGGCCCGGACCCTGCTCCTCCCGTACGACTGCTCGGCGGCGCCGACCGGGTCCTGCGGAGGAGCCGAC
It includes:
- a CDS encoding aminotransferase class IV, whose translation is MKIWLDGGLQDIESARVSVLDHGLTVGDGIFETVKATDGKTFALTRHLDRLTRSARGLGLPDPDHDEIRAACAAVVEANPMPLGRLRITYTGGHGPLGSDRGDQGPTLVVALGDTTRRPDSTAVITVPWTRNERGALTGLKTTSYAENVVALARAHEDGASEALFANTVGQLCEGTGSNVFVVLDGEIHTPPLASGCLAGITRQLTVEWTGAKETDLPFDVLERADEVFLTSTLRDVQAVHRVDTRELPGAPGPVTAKAMRIFDERAGNDLDP
- a CDS encoding GNAT family N-acetyltransferase → MTTTLRPTEPLQRAADGALSRHFRVCVNSRPVGAVRVSTDPAFGLAVAHIDDLHVEEPDRGRGRGTVAALAAEEVARGWGCRQVEIRVPGDSAAALRFATALGYVHRNRGMEKQLGAVAPELPRGSRARPMTEAEYGPWAERGIEEYAQDWIDRGVPAEPARAKAHGDYARSLPQGPATENTRISVLEHEGTPVGDLWLAFPGTLPGDKAFVYNVEVYEERRGRGHGRSLMLLAEAQTLAAGRRVLGLNVFAGNTPAERLYESLGYVTVGYSMYKNLL
- a CDS encoding serine/threonine-protein kinase; this encodes MNMAMMRLRREDPRVVGSFKLHRRLGAGGMGVVYLGSDKKGQRVALKVIRPDLAEDQEFRSRFAREVSAARRIRGGCTARLVAADLDADRPWFATQYVPGPSLHDKVNDEGPLGAAELASIGAALSEGLVAVHEAGVVHRDLKPSNILLSPKGPRIIDFGIAWATGASTLTHVGTAVGSPGFLAPEQVRGAAVTPATDVFSLGATLAYASTADSPFGHGSSEVMLYRVVHEEPHLHGVADALAPLIRACLAKDPEERPSTLDLSLRLKEIAAREAQGMGDARPPVPRAAEADRPTGRLNHSSYPERTLRQPGPSGTGAGAGTGAGPGAGHGHGYGGGQGAGGGQGAGGGTPAPRGGASSSRGAAPSRGGVPSRGGSASRGGGGGSSASRSGSRPSPSSRGGRPGGSGSRPAPRSGAGRPGPRNTGTGRRPANPRLLRQRLFVFVVVTLLVALGIGIVQGCQGPARGLGGKDGVVRHQARLSQSPPHAPPVGGE
- a CDS encoding TFIIB-type zinc ribbon-containing protein, coding for MQCPKCHGQMHTYNRNGVQIEQCANCRGIFLDYGELEALTRLESQWTQPAPPPPAPQAYPAAPPAPAWGAPHGGGHHGGHHRHKSFGHMLFSS
- a CDS encoding phosphotransferase family protein, which gives rise to MTATPLLTALTARAKAKAHPNSPHHTCPRPRPCPAGTLADRADATVVRHADTVAKAHAPTTTSTDLTPRLTTATHHPDLLLPPLTPTPVPLHGRLVTFWPYGTPVDPGDPDAAPWEEAATLLARLHLTPALSTLPPMRGPAKAAQAVARLRTAAAPPATTAPLLHAWHTLPAWARAEAPMPDTTTLCHGDLHLGQLVRHPAPDGPWRLIDVDDLGVGVPAWDLARPAAWYACGLLPPEEWTRFLDAYRTAGGPAVPADGDPWPALDVPARALTVQTAARAVTKAMAEDRPLDEVEQCLVDACVRMGSVPPQLPSRSAK
- a CDS encoding DsbA family protein, giving the protein MSDSSPASPSASASGTASGPAAPRPAVVLDVWCELQCPDCRGALVDLRALRERYGDRLELRLRHFPLEKHKHAFAAAQAAEEALEQGRGWAYVEAVLGRVEELDRTGEPFLVTVAGELGLDAEEFDTALIDGRHILIVDADQAEGKAIGVTGTPTYVIGGERLDGGRSQEGLRERIEEIADRLLAGTA
- the cobA gene encoding uroporphyrinogen-III C-methyltransferase, which codes for MAEHPAYPVGLRLTGRRVVVLGAGQVAQRRLPALIAAGADIHLVSPEATPSVEAMADAGELTWHRRPYAEGDLADAWYALIATSDQEANAHASAEAERHRVWCVRSDDADRATAWTPATGTSEGVTVAVLTTDAKGRDPRHTAAIRDAVVEGLRDGTLVAPHHRTRTPGVALVGGGPGDPDLITVRGRRLLAEADVVIADRLGPRDLLAELPPHVEVIDAAKIPYGRYMAQEAINNALIEHARQGRSVVRLKGGDPYVFGRGMEELQALAEAGIPCTVVPGISSSISVPGAAGIPVTHRGVAHEFTVVSGHVAPDDERSLVDWPSLARLTGTLVILMGVDKIGKIAETLVAHGKPAETPVALVQEGTTAAQRRVDATLATVAETVRTQEVRPPAVIVIGEVVAVGPESKPEPEPGPKTSA
- a CDS encoding TrmH family RNA methyltransferase, yielding MADLITVEDPDDPRLRDYTGLTDVELRRKREPAEGLFIAEGEKVIRRAKDAGYEMRSMLLSAKWVDVMRDVIDELPAPVYAVSPELAERVTGYHVHRGALASMQRKPLPTAAELLRVARRVVIMESVNDHTNIGAIFRSAAALGMDAVLLSPDCADPLYRRSVKVSMGAVFSVPYARLDTWPKGLDSVREAGFTLLALTPDEKARSLDEAAPHRMDRVALMLGAEGDGLSTQALVAADEWVRIPMSHGVDSLNVGAAAAVAFYAVATGRPRS
- a CDS encoding chorismate-binding protein; the protein is MLDLSPLARFGGRVATGLLDVTDDPAALDSTGFWAVCADFEGRVVCARFADVRQEPVPAPEPGEWRGPAAGDWTSSLDRAAYTAGVRRIREHIAAGEVYQANLCRVLTAPVAPGADVDALTALLARGNPAPYAGTIRLPDHGVEIATASPELFLRRDGRTVESGPIKGTGRTEADLLDKDYAENVMIVDLVRNDVGRVCATGSVTVPDLCAVEKHPGLVHLVSTVRGELRADAGWPELLDAAFPPGSVTGAPKSSALRIIEALETAPRGPYCGGIGWVDADRGTAELAVGIRTFWIDRAEGVLRFGTGAGITWGSDPEAEWLETELKAARLLAVASGTYEVSEGTLR